In Desulfovibrio sp. UIB00, the following are encoded in one genomic region:
- a CDS encoding phage major capsid protein, P2 family, which translates to MKQKTSERFAREVLSALAQGYNVPSVGAHFAIEPSVAQRLNDKIVEQSIFLPKVNVVPVDELVGENLLGYAKEPVTSRTDTSGDGERRPKDVLGLGKYAYQLHKTDSDVAIRYNTIDTWAKFPDLADRYARYVQERIAADREIIGWYGISAAANTSIAANPLLQDVNKGWLQYMRDNLPGNILAEGEHAGEIRIGKGGDYSCLDVAINDLMEGIPYYLQKDLVALIGRDLIVRERAMLFEAVQGTPTEKQAMDSFSQRYGGLPWETPSFFPARGLVITPLANLSLYHQDTSWRRKIEDNAKKDQYEDYMSRNEGYVVETPEQLVAWEFANVKLPFEEGGATVWR; encoded by the coding sequence ATGAAACAGAAAACTTCTGAACGCTTTGCCCGAGAGGTGCTGTCGGCGCTGGCCCAGGGCTACAACGTGCCCAGCGTGGGCGCGCACTTTGCCATTGAGCCCAGCGTGGCACAGCGCCTCAACGACAAGATCGTGGAACAGTCCATCTTTCTGCCCAAGGTCAACGTTGTGCCTGTGGACGAGCTGGTGGGCGAAAACCTGCTTGGCTACGCCAAGGAACCCGTCACCAGCCGCACAGACACCAGCGGCGATGGAGAGCGCAGGCCCAAGGACGTTCTGGGCCTCGGCAAGTACGCCTACCAGCTCCACAAGACAGATTCCGATGTGGCCATCCGCTACAACACCATCGACACCTGGGCCAAGTTTCCTGATCTGGCCGACCGCTACGCCCGCTACGTGCAGGAGCGCATTGCCGCCGACCGCGAAATCATTGGCTGGTACGGCATCAGCGCCGCCGCAAACACCAGCATCGCGGCAAATCCCCTGTTGCAGGATGTGAACAAGGGCTGGCTGCAATACATGCGCGACAACCTGCCCGGCAACATTTTGGCCGAGGGCGAACACGCGGGCGAAATCCGCATCGGCAAGGGCGGCGACTACTCCTGCCTGGACGTGGCCATCAACGACCTGATGGAGGGCATCCCCTACTATCTTCAGAAAGACCTTGTGGCCCTTATCGGGCGCGACCTGATCGTGCGCGAGCGCGCCATGCTTTTTGAAGCCGTGCAGGGAACCCCCACGGAAAAGCAGGCCATGGACAGCTTTTCGCAGCGCTACGGCGGCCTGCCGTGGGAAACGCCGAGCTTCTTCCCCGCGCGCGGCCTTGTCATCACCCCTCTGGCAAACCTCTCCCTCTACCATCAGGACACCTCCTGGCGGCGCAAGATCGAGGACAACGCCAAGAAGGATCAATACGAGGACTACATGAGCCGCAACGAGGGTTATGTGGTTGAAACCCCTGAGCAGCTCGTGGCCTGGGAATTCGCCAACGTCAAACTGCCTTTTGAAGAAGGCGGCGCAACGGTGTGGCGATGA
- a CDS encoding head completion/stabilization protein, which yields MAIPKGFGVTTGKTATIVLSGDGWYPDLPVADFMDLYRLPAEYAEQLVADHLDLARIWAAGALTRWRAEQENKGHTSIEGIPVHGIEGGALRLYRRAVFCRAKGLLLQQFATIERREAARNDAKETPETAQTFLAQADAALAALTGRTFITVEAV from the coding sequence ATGGCAATCCCCAAAGGGTTCGGCGTCACCACCGGAAAAACCGCCACCATCGTACTGAGCGGCGATGGCTGGTACCCGGATTTGCCCGTGGCCGACTTTATGGATCTGTATCGGCTGCCCGCCGAATATGCGGAACAGCTTGTGGCTGACCATCTGGATCTTGCGCGCATATGGGCCGCAGGCGCGCTTACGCGCTGGCGCGCAGAGCAGGAGAACAAGGGGCATACCTCCATTGAAGGCATTCCGGTTCACGGCATCGAGGGCGGGGCCTTGCGTCTGTACAGGCGGGCGGTGTTTTGCAGGGCAAAGGGCTTGCTGCTGCAACAGTTCGCCACCATTGAGCGGCGCGAGGCCGCGCGCAACGATGCCAAGGAAACCCCGGAAACCGCGCAGACCTTCCTTGCTCAGGCCGATGCGGCCCTTGCCGCCCTTACGGGGCGCACCTTCATTACGGTGGAGGCAGTCTGA
- a CDS encoding phage protein: MSRQRIGAKDFSITVGDLSLTVSQATLGITDNVEVAKDRGVPNGWVAGDVSGEGDMDLDAQALSILSEAAASAGSWRELPEFDMLFYAKAASGEEMKVEAFGCKLKVESLLNINQNEGASKHTSKVKFIVTSPDFVHINGVPYLGASETEGIVTPG; the protein is encoded by the coding sequence ATGAGCCGCCAAAGAATAGGGGCAAAGGATTTTTCCATAACCGTGGGGGATCTCTCCCTCACCGTAAGCCAGGCCACGTTGGGCATTACCGACAACGTGGAAGTAGCCAAAGACAGGGGCGTTCCCAACGGCTGGGTGGCGGGCGATGTGAGCGGCGAGGGCGACATGGATCTGGACGCGCAGGCCTTGTCCATTCTCTCCGAGGCTGCGGCCTCCGCAGGTTCTTGGCGCGAACTGCCGGAATTCGACATGCTGTTTTACGCCAAGGCCGCCAGTGGCGAGGAAATGAAGGTCGAGGCCTTCGGCTGCAAGCTCAAGGTGGAAAGTCTGTTGAACATCAACCAGAACGAAGGCGCTTCCAAGCACACCAGCAAGGTGAAGTTTATCGTCACCAGCCCGGACTTTGTGCACATCAACGGCGTGCCATACCTGGGCGCATCGGAAACCGAGGGCATTGTTACCCCTGGCTAA
- a CDS encoding DUF2586 domain-containing protein, with the protein MLGSVQVNNLNLLQGALDAVENFVLFTGRGAGVNEGKLVSINAQSDLDAVLGLEPSTLKTQVTAAQLNAGQNWNAAVLPLREGDTWQDAVDMAVEEMRFEGICLTDPISSQVEVERMQAKAESVMAKFMAPMFMAAAPRAPLPTETWADYRSAIAPITSGVAADQVTLAPYLWGHDLGTYMGRLCNKSVTVADSPMRVKTGPLLGEWSVKPKDKDGRNIDSATLYALDAARFSVPQTYPGYEGMYWGDGNVLDVNGGDYRVIENLRVIQKCMRRVYPLAVYRIADRSLNETPESIAAAQTYFARPLREMSKSRKVLGVPFPGEIHPPARDAITLVWQSKYELEVWITARPYNCPKVITCNLLLDLTNYA; encoded by the coding sequence ATGCTCGGATCCGTGCAAGTCAACAACCTCAATCTGTTGCAGGGCGCGCTGGACGCCGTGGAAAACTTTGTGCTTTTCACGGGCCGGGGCGCTGGCGTCAACGAAGGCAAGCTTGTTTCCATCAACGCGCAGAGTGATCTGGACGCAGTGCTTGGCCTTGAACCCTCTACCCTGAAAACACAGGTGACGGCTGCGCAGCTCAATGCCGGGCAAAACTGGAATGCCGCCGTGCTGCCCCTGCGCGAGGGCGACACATGGCAGGATGCCGTGGATATGGCCGTGGAGGAAATGCGCTTTGAGGGCATTTGCCTTACCGATCCCATTTCCAGCCAGGTTGAGGTGGAGCGCATGCAGGCCAAGGCGGAAAGCGTCATGGCAAAATTCATGGCCCCCATGTTCATGGCCGCAGCACCGCGCGCGCCCCTGCCCACTGAAACGTGGGCTGACTACCGCTCTGCCATAGCCCCCATAACCAGCGGCGTGGCCGCAGATCAGGTAACCCTTGCGCCCTATCTTTGGGGGCATGACCTGGGAACATACATGGGCCGGCTGTGCAACAAGTCCGTCACCGTGGCCGACAGCCCCATGCGGGTTAAAACCGGCCCCCTGCTTGGTGAATGGAGCGTTAAACCCAAGGACAAGGACGGCCGCAACATTGATTCGGCCACCCTGTACGCCCTGGACGCAGCGCGTTTTTCCGTGCCGCAGACCTACCCCGGCTACGAGGGCATGTACTGGGGCGACGGCAACGTGCTTGATGTCAACGGCGGGGATTACCGCGTCATTGAGAACCTGCGCGTCATTCAAAAGTGCATGCGCCGCGTTTATCCCCTGGCCGTTTACCGCATAGCAGACCGCAGCCTCAACGAAACGCCCGAAAGCATCGCCGCCGCGCAAACCTACTTTGCGCGCCCCCTGCGCGAAATGTCCAAGAGCCGCAAGGTGCTGGGGGTTCCCTTTCCTGGCGAAATCCATCCCCCGGCAAGGGACGCCATAACCCTGGTGTGGCAAAGCAAGTACGAGCTGGAAGTCTGGATAACCGCCCGGCCCTACAATTGCCCCAAGGTCATCACCTGCAACCTGCTGCTTGACCTGACCAACTACGCCTGA
- a CDS encoding N-acetylmuramoyl-L-alanine amidase: MRKIDDIIIHCAATYPAMDIGAAEIRQWHVRDNGWSDIGYHFVIRRNGAVEQGRPLDTPGAHCKDHNARSIGICLVGGLEKTPSGKSVSAANYTPEQWAALRELVTDLRGRFPSAGLHGHQDYANKACPCFDVAAWWRDGAQPHV, encoded by the coding sequence ATGCGCAAAATTGACGACATCATCATTCACTGCGCGGCAACCTATCCAGCCATGGATATTGGCGCGGCTGAAATACGGCAGTGGCACGTGCGCGACAACGGCTGGAGCGACATTGGCTACCATTTTGTAATCCGCCGCAACGGCGCGGTCGAACAGGGCCGCCCGCTGGATACTCCGGGGGCGCACTGCAAAGACCACAACGCCCGTTCCATCGGCATTTGCCTTGTGGGTGGACTGGAAAAAACACCCAGTGGGAAAAGCGTTTCCGCCGCCAATTACACGCCGGAACAATGGGCGGCCCTGCGCGAGCTGGTCACGGATCTGCGCGGCCGCTTTCCTTCAGCCGGGCTGCACGGACACCAGGACTACGCCAACAAGGCCTGCCCCTGCTTTGACGTTGCCGCATGGTGGCGGGATGGGGCGCAGCCCCATGTTTAA
- the gpM gene encoding phage terminase small subunit, producing MKFGIMKAHQERVRNEGQVIASMPQRKAAPAESHGKGLLAGKKLEDFLSASLAEDLATLKSLASVMAKVAHKRDVLLPKYASYVARLREQGAKHELLGYWLVWQFDAGRMDEAMEYAEWCMNAGITLPQRFQSTIPFFVASQVADWAEAEFNGNRSVEPYFTNCAQGIAENPAVWNLPDDLTARYHRLLGLAAERAGNLAEAETQLQKALTLGAKVNTALGRVRKKIERGGAAPEGETAKAEAVSGSAAYG from the coding sequence ATGAAGTTCGGCATCATGAAGGCGCATCAGGAGCGCGTGCGCAACGAGGGGCAGGTCATCGCCAGCATGCCCCAGCGCAAGGCGGCTCCTGCCGAATCCCACGGCAAGGGCCTGCTGGCGGGCAAAAAGCTTGAGGACTTCCTCAGCGCCTCGCTGGCCGAAGACCTGGCAACGCTGAAAAGCCTTGCCTCTGTCATGGCCAAGGTCGCCCACAAGCGCGATGTGCTGCTGCCCAAATACGCCTCCTACGTGGCCCGCCTGCGCGAACAGGGCGCAAAGCACGAACTGCTGGGCTACTGGCTTGTGTGGCAGTTTGACGCGGGCCGCATGGACGAAGCCATGGAATACGCGGAGTGGTGCATGAATGCGGGCATAACCCTGCCGCAGCGCTTTCAGTCCACCATCCCCTTCTTTGTGGCTTCGCAAGTGGCGGACTGGGCAGAAGCGGAATTCAACGGCAACCGCTCTGTCGAGCCGTACTTTACCAACTGCGCCCAGGGCATTGCCGAAAATCCGGCGGTCTGGAACCTGCCGGACGACCTGACCGCCCGCTATCACCGTTTGCTGGGTCTTGCCGCGGAGCGCGCAGGCAATCTGGCAGAAGCGGAAACCCAGTTGCAAAAGGCCCTGACGCTGGGGGCCAAGGTCAACACGGCCCTTGGCAGGGTGCGCAAAAAGATTGAACGCGGGGGCGCTGCCCCCGAGGGGGAAACCGCCAAAGCGGAAGCCGTTAGCGGCTCAGCCGCTTACGGATAG
- a CDS encoding phage tail tape measure protein yields the protein MATKLEKLFFAIGVQDAGAISKISRLQANITGLTDKAKGAFVGVGAGAMGIAGAALSIRALVSPATELNNALGQVEALGVDSKGLKTLQNAAGRFAMQYGKSAVDVIKSSTAIQEKIDNLTAGELATFTTASNVLALASRSSVDSMTGYMANMHGIFETQAAGMGKSRWAEQLAGQTAFVAKEFKSKGEEIAAGFDALGNRAARAGIDAGEQMAVIAAAQADMGGTAAGEKYKLLVDNARAAGRAVGVSFTDQQGRMLSMVDILERLRAKYGDTLTTAQQARLGKALNDDQAGAFLNTLLSKQGELTRVIKDVKGVTDMTGARASARQTTDAFQRFGAAVDYVRANFLQKLTPTLERWTSRASAHLETLNRWITKYPNVARVIGFGMLAIVSLAGAVAVGTVAFHLFTLAAMPVTGAIKAVTVVFNLLSGAIRANPLGFLVWSLILCIMYWEQIQSAIGATWTLLRSFFESLGSFGQPFLLLMSTLEERWRLFTDIFTDFSWTKVLRFAVATALTPLEYFVNYIGRMLSFIPGMGEHAEKLMGWKAANFVPDTAAMEGPELGGLKQSKTLQVQQGGVLASSSSSTVNNSGRSVSIGEQHLHFETPPTSMDDVLAMTYG from the coding sequence ATGGCAACAAAACTGGAAAAGCTCTTCTTTGCCATCGGCGTGCAGGATGCAGGCGCCATCAGCAAAATATCCCGGCTTCAGGCCAACATTACCGGGCTGACCGACAAAGCCAAGGGAGCCTTTGTGGGCGTGGGTGCCGGGGCCATGGGCATCGCTGGTGCGGCCCTATCAATCCGGGCGCTGGTATCGCCAGCCACAGAGCTGAACAATGCCCTGGGGCAGGTGGAGGCCCTGGGCGTGGATTCAAAGGGGCTTAAAACACTGCAAAACGCCGCTGGGCGCTTTGCCATGCAATACGGCAAAAGTGCTGTGGACGTTATCAAATCGTCCACAGCCATACAGGAAAAAATCGACAACCTCACTGCCGGGGAGCTGGCAACCTTTACCACCGCCAGCAATGTTCTGGCCCTGGCCAGCCGGTCCAGCGTGGACAGCATGACCGGCTACATGGCCAATATGCACGGCATTTTTGAAACACAGGCGGCTGGCATGGGCAAAAGCCGCTGGGCTGAACAGCTGGCCGGGCAAACTGCCTTTGTGGCCAAGGAGTTCAAAAGCAAAGGCGAGGAAATCGCCGCTGGCTTTGACGCGCTGGGCAACCGCGCCGCCAGGGCTGGCATTGACGCGGGGGAACAAATGGCCGTCATTGCCGCCGCCCAGGCAGACATGGGCGGCACTGCCGCAGGCGAAAAGTACAAGCTGCTGGTGGATAACGCACGCGCAGCCGGGCGCGCCGTGGGGGTATCCTTTACCGACCAGCAGGGGCGCATGCTTTCAATGGTGGATATTCTGGAGCGCCTGCGCGCCAAGTATGGTGACACGCTCACAACTGCCCAGCAAGCGCGCCTTGGCAAGGCGCTGAACGACGATCAGGCCGGAGCATTCCTCAACACCCTGCTATCCAAACAGGGGGAACTCACCCGCGTTATCAAAGACGTCAAGGGCGTTACGGACATGACCGGTGCCAGGGCTTCCGCCCGGCAAACCACGGATGCCTTTCAACGCTTTGGCGCGGCTGTGGACTATGTGCGGGCAAACTTTCTGCAAAAGCTCACGCCAACTCTGGAGCGGTGGACAAGCAGGGCCAGCGCCCACCTTGAAACCCTGAACCGATGGATAACCAAGTACCCCAACGTGGCCAGGGTTATAGGCTTCGGCATGCTGGCCATAGTTTCCCTTGCCGGAGCCGTGGCCGTCGGCACTGTGGCCTTTCATCTGTTCACCCTGGCGGCAATGCCCGTTACCGGGGCCATCAAGGCTGTTACGGTTGTGTTCAACCTTCTCTCCGGGGCTATTCGCGCAAATCCGCTGGGTTTTCTTGTCTGGTCGCTAATCCTGTGCATCATGTACTGGGAGCAGATACAGTCCGCCATCGGCGCGACGTGGACGCTTTTGCGCAGTTTCTTTGAAAGTCTGGGGTCATTCGGCCAGCCGTTTTTGCTGCTCATGTCCACGCTGGAAGAACGCTGGCGTCTGTTTACCGACATCTTTACCGATTTTTCGTGGACAAAGGTACTACGGTTCGCCGTTGCAACCGCGCTGACACCTCTTGAATATTTTGTGAACTACATTGGCAGGATGCTCTCCTTTATCCCAGGCATGGGAGAACACGCGGAAAAGCTCATGGGCTGGAAGGCCGCAAACTTTGTGCCGGACACGGCGGCAATGGAAGGCCCGGAACTGGGAGGGCTCAAGCAGTCCAAAACCCTACAGGTGCAGCAGGGCGGCGTACTGGCCTCCAGCAGTTCTTCCACCGTGAACAACAGCGGACGCAGCGTTTCCATTGGCGAACAGCACCTGCACTTTGAAACACCGCCCACCAGCATGGATGACGTGCTGGCCATGACCTACGGGTAG
- a CDS encoding GPO family capsid scaffolding protein produces MAKLTTDFIKVAQVGPAADGRTIHEEWLREMAETYNPATYTAMLWPEHCRWFGNMGEVLELRAGPDDAGVFSLFARFAPNAAMLDYNAAGQGLFYSIEVSENFADSGKTYLSGLGVTDSPASLGMPSTRFTALKGANCFSNVPFAPMKPEDKEEAPGWFKRIFPHFFTKTEEAAPENTDGPEKEDNMEELEARLSALEETIGSLSEQVAGFEGRLAALEVDVAAGGSGDASGGDFAVKALARQIGALRNEFRQVASSARPGTQAPKNLGAARKPLL; encoded by the coding sequence ATGGCAAAGCTAACCACAGACTTTATCAAAGTGGCCCAGGTCGGCCCCGCCGCGGACGGTAGAACCATTCATGAGGAATGGCTGCGTGAAATGGCGGAAACATACAATCCCGCCACCTATACCGCCATGCTCTGGCCCGAGCACTGCCGATGGTTCGGCAATATGGGCGAGGTGCTGGAGCTGCGCGCCGGGCCGGATGATGCGGGCGTGTTCTCGCTCTTTGCCCGCTTTGCGCCCAATGCCGCCATGCTGGATTACAACGCGGCTGGTCAGGGCCTGTTCTATTCCATTGAAGTATCAGAAAACTTTGCCGATTCCGGCAAAACCTACCTTTCCGGGCTTGGCGTGACCGACAGCCCGGCATCCCTGGGCATGCCCAGCACCCGCTTTACAGCCTTAAAGGGCGCCAACTGCTTCAGCAACGTGCCCTTTGCCCCCATGAAGCCCGAGGACAAGGAAGAAGCCCCCGGGTGGTTCAAACGTATTTTCCCCCATTTTTTCACCAAAACAGAAGAGGCCGCACCCGAAAATACGGACGGCCCCGAAAAGGAAGACAACATGGAAGAACTGGAAGCCCGCCTCTCTGCCCTTGAAGAAACCATTGGCTCGCTCAGTGAGCAGGTTGCCGGATTTGAAGGCCGCCTTGCCGCGCTTGAAGTGGACGTGGCCGCTGGCGGCTCTGGCGATGCTTCTGGCGGCGATTTTGCCGTCAAGGCTCTTGCCCGCCAGATCGGCGCTCTGCGCAACGAATTCCGTCAGGTTGCGTCCTCTGCCCGCCCCGGCACCCAGGCCCCCAAAAACCTTGGCGCGGCCCGCAAGCCCCTTTTGTAA
- a CDS encoding phage virion morphogenesis protein: MADITVHVQVNEQARKKLFRQLEALRPQPEKRFRLAREAAREVKKYSARRVSKQQSLEGGGFAPRSKRTRWQQNDRGQWRKKRRMLAVIGMAKNMGEYREGDSVQVTWKQKGKTHWFSEVAWKHQHGMSQQLGVTPEMKKGLAKWHVMLRGRRATRKMAQALLRNGYKFPARGRHGKVRLRRVSAKWIMENMSQMQAAWILRLLVREDVSGSQPKKQKAQTWEVRLPARPFLGVTEDESASLLSVVSQKIVRQMKDKK, from the coding sequence GTGGCTGACATTACCGTGCACGTGCAGGTGAACGAACAGGCCCGGAAAAAACTTTTCCGCCAGCTTGAGGCTCTCAGGCCGCAGCCCGAAAAGCGCTTTCGCCTTGCCCGCGAGGCCGCGCGCGAGGTCAAAAAATACAGCGCCAGGCGTGTGAGCAAGCAGCAAAGCCTTGAAGGCGGCGGCTTTGCCCCGCGCAGCAAGCGCACACGCTGGCAGCAGAACGACAGGGGCCAGTGGCGCAAAAAACGCCGCATGCTGGCCGTGATCGGCATGGCCAAGAACATGGGCGAGTACCGGGAAGGCGATTCCGTGCAGGTGACCTGGAAGCAAAAGGGCAAGACCCACTGGTTCAGCGAGGTTGCCTGGAAGCACCAGCACGGCATGAGCCAGCAGCTTGGCGTCACGCCAGAAATGAAAAAGGGCCTTGCCAAGTGGCACGTCATGCTGCGCGGGCGCAGGGCTACCCGCAAAATGGCTCAGGCGCTGCTGCGCAACGGTTACAAGTTCCCGGCAAGGGGCAGGCACGGCAAGGTGCGCCTGCGGCGCGTATCCGCCAAGTGGATCATGGAAAACATGTCGCAAATGCAGGCCGCGTGGATTTTGCGTTTGCTGGTGCGCGAGGATGTTTCCGGCAGCCAGCCCAAAAAACAGAAAGCCCAAACGTGGGAAGTGCGCCTCCCTGCCCGTCCTTTCCTGGGCGTTACAGAGGATGAAAGCGCCAGCCTGCTCTCTGTGGTTAGCCAAAAAATTGTCCGTCAAATGAAGGATAAAAAATAG
- the lysC gene encoding Rz1-like lysis system protein LysC (LysC is an Rz1-like component of a phage lytic system, substantially overlapping although not fully embedded in the gene for the Rz-like LysB component.) encodes MIKLILSGLTALCLMLLCGCSRPTPPRIDFVWSKPPPVLLAPVPEPVPPSLGATNGELLDYALELQAALSDANDDKTALRGLYSKDE; translated from the coding sequence ATGATAAAACTTATTCTGTCTGGGCTGACAGCCCTTTGCCTGATGCTGCTGTGCGGTTGCTCCAGGCCAACGCCCCCGCGCATTGACTTTGTGTGGTCAAAGCCCCCACCCGTGCTGCTGGCCCCGGTGCCGGAGCCTGTGCCCCCAAGCCTGGGTGCGACCAATGGCGAGCTGCTGGATTACGCCCTGGAACTGCAAGCGGCCCTGAGTGACGCCAACGATGACAAAACGGCCCTGCGCGGCCTCTACAGCAAGGATGAATAA
- a CDS encoding phage tail protein: MRKLSALVQHILEVTGLPPEQLTAFADNGALHPIGRDRGPLRPEPGTNAPILQQVELGLFKYDGVIQIERYPGDGLAFAALVASWLMANDLDRDGLADPTMNIDLNFKDGDADLDISVEFEERLAAIEDPQGDIPFNGKRWRVEAPVITPVEKLAGMKGAVSAGGSRG, from the coding sequence ATGCGCAAGCTCTCCGCCCTGGTGCAGCACATCCTTGAAGTCACTGGCCTGCCGCCGGAGCAGCTCACAGCCTTTGCCGACAACGGAGCATTGCACCCCATCGGGCGCGACCGCGGCCCCCTGCGGCCAGAACCGGGGACAAATGCCCCGATTCTGCAACAGGTGGAGCTGGGCCTGTTCAAGTATGACGGCGTCATCCAGATCGAGCGCTACCCCGGCGATGGGCTGGCCTTTGCCGCGCTGGTGGCCTCATGGCTCATGGCCAACGACCTTGACCGCGACGGGCTGGCGGATCCGACCATGAACATCGACCTGAACTTCAAGGACGGCGATGCGGATCTGGATATTTCTGTGGAATTTGAGGAAAGGCTGGCAGCCATTGAAGACCCGCAGGGCGACATACCCTTCAACGGCAAACGCTGGCGCGTGGAAGCGCCAGTAATCACCCCGGTGGAAAAGCTGGCTGGCATGAAGGGCGCCGTAAGCGCAGGGGGCAGCCGTGGCTGA
- a CDS encoding putative phage tail assembly chaperone yields the protein MNKTVTLSINGKILRFNVTPEVYNKYIDEIQSTKKVGPTRNALMRTVHAEDKETLKGLIDLPGAAMQIWSQVVEEYAPDLTITVGE from the coding sequence ATGAATAAAACCGTTACCCTGAGCATCAATGGCAAGATCCTGCGCTTCAACGTTACGCCCGAAGTTTACAACAAGTACATTGACGAAATCCAGAGCACCAAAAAGGTCGGGCCCACGCGCAATGCCCTCATGCGCACCGTGCATGCCGAGGACAAGGAAACCCTCAAGGGCCTTATCGATCTGCCCGGCGCGGCCATGCAGATATGGTCGCAGGTGGTGGAGGAATACGCGCCTGACCTCACCATTACGGTGGGGGAGTAG